In Tripterygium wilfordii isolate XIE 37 chromosome 15, ASM1340144v1, whole genome shotgun sequence, one DNA window encodes the following:
- the LOC119979966 gene encoding uncharacterized protein LOC119979966 isoform X2 gives MDKEGKSQRGSRGTERDFVLQWGSKKKHRLPKVKKSHDLPNKSKSIDSLAKKKITSRVNTAEKESASPHPHRGNKTNLLMNNQTLVTSPKKEDRYYTTRGSLGLDDNGKALLDIVKEDKGPVWPKLFITLSSKEKEEDFMAMKGCKPPQRPKKRTKLVQRSLLLVSPGAWLTDLCQERYEVRMKKTSKKRPRGLKAMGSIESGIE, from the exons ATGGACAAGGAAGGGAAGAGTCAGAGAGGGAGTAGAGGAACAGAAAGAGATTTTGTGTTACAGTGGGGAAGCAAAAAGAAGCACAGGCTTCCTAAAGTGAAGAAAAGTCACGACCTGCCTAACAAATCTAAATCAATTGACAGTTTGGCAAAGAAGAAAATCACATCTAGGGTTAACACTGCAGAGAAGGAATCAGCTTCTCCGCATCCCCATCGCGGCAACAA GACCAACTTGCTGATGAATAACCAGACATTGGTGACTTCACCCAAAAAGGAGGATCGATACTATACAACTAGGGGATCATTGGGGTTGGATGATAATGGAAAGGCTTTGTTGGATATTGTAAAGGAGGATAAAGGGCCAGTTTGGCCAAAGTTGTTCATTACATTGTCAAGCAAAGAGAAGGAAGAGGATTTCATGGCAATGAAAGGATGTAAACCTCCTCAGAGGCCGAAGAAAAGAACCAAGTTGGTCCAAAGAAGTCTACTT TTGGTAAGTCCAGGTGCATGGTTAACAGATTTGTGCCAAGAAAGGTATGAAGTAAGGATGAAAAAGACATCGAAGAAG AGACCAAGAGGATTGAAGGCAATGGGAAGTATTGAGAGTGGCATTgaatga
- the LOC119979966 gene encoding uncharacterized protein LOC119979966 isoform X1, whose translation MDKEGKSQRGSRGTERDFVLQWGSKKKHRLPKVKKSHDLPNKSKSIDSLAKKKITSRVNTAEKESASPHPHRGNKTNLLMNNQTLVTSPKKEDRYYTTRGSLGLDDNGKALLDIVKEDKGPVWPKLFITLSSKEKEEDFMAMKGCKPPQRPKKRTKLVQRSLLLVSPGAWLTDLCQERYEVRMKKTSKKVLQRPRGLKAMGSIESGIE comes from the exons ATGGACAAGGAAGGGAAGAGTCAGAGAGGGAGTAGAGGAACAGAAAGAGATTTTGTGTTACAGTGGGGAAGCAAAAAGAAGCACAGGCTTCCTAAAGTGAAGAAAAGTCACGACCTGCCTAACAAATCTAAATCAATTGACAGTTTGGCAAAGAAGAAAATCACATCTAGGGTTAACACTGCAGAGAAGGAATCAGCTTCTCCGCATCCCCATCGCGGCAACAA GACCAACTTGCTGATGAATAACCAGACATTGGTGACTTCACCCAAAAAGGAGGATCGATACTATACAACTAGGGGATCATTGGGGTTGGATGATAATGGAAAGGCTTTGTTGGATATTGTAAAGGAGGATAAAGGGCCAGTTTGGCCAAAGTTGTTCATTACATTGTCAAGCAAAGAGAAGGAAGAGGATTTCATGGCAATGAAAGGATGTAAACCTCCTCAGAGGCCGAAGAAAAGAACCAAGTTGGTCCAAAGAAGTCTACTT TTGGTAAGTCCAGGTGCATGGTTAACAGATTTGTGCCAAGAAAGGTATGAAGTAAGGATGAAAAAGACATCGAAGAAG GTATTGCAGAGACCAAGAGGATTGAAGGCAATGGGAAGTATTGAGAGTGGCATTgaatga
- the LOC120017057 gene encoding arabinogalactan protein 14-like → MEAMKMKVLVTLMVVVLMATSSIQMAAAADSPAPAPASDAAVFVPTFFASLAALAFGLVF, encoded by the coding sequence ATGGAGGCAATGAAGATGAAGGTTTTGGTTACAttgatggtggtggtgttgatggCAACGTCATCAATTCAAATGGCTGCAGCAGCTGATTCACCTGCTCCTGCACCTGCATCTGATGCTGCTGTGTTTGTGCCTACTTTCTTTGCATCTTTGGCGGCACTTGCTTTTGGGTTGGTCTTCTAG